CGCCCAAGGCCGCGAAATCTGAGACCGATACCCCGGCGGCTGCCGCCCCGCCGCCGTCACTATTCCATTACGCTGAGCTAAACCAAACCGCCCCGCCAGAAGCCTCCCGCCCAGTCTCTGAGCCGACTCCAGAGATGGGTAAACCGCTGCCCCCAACCGAGCCAGCAGCCGTCTTAGCATTTCAATCGACCGATCGCCTCGATCGCCCGCGCAACTTGCCCACCCCACCTGCATGGCTATGGCAAGCCTGGATCAGTCAGGCTGTTGGCGCGATCGCGCTATTTTGGCTTTGTCGCGCCTTGATGCAGATTACTCTCGCCGTACTTGCCACCTTTCTAACCCCATTTAGCCGTGTCCTCAATTTCTCCCTACAATGGCGTTTTTACGACTGCACTGGCATCACGCTCGCAATCTTAATCGCGCTGTTTTTTGCCTCCCCGTGGGTGCTGGATTGGCTGCTGCGCACCACCACCGGACTCAAGCCCCTATCGATTCAAAAGCTGCAAAAGACCCATCCTGAGGGGTGCAAATTGCTGCGGCGCATCAGTCAAAAACAAGGCTGGCTGATGCCTCTCCTGCAAGAGTTGCCGACCTCAGTGCCACTAATTTTTAGCTATGGTTGGCTGCCTCGCCACACCCGAATTGTCATCAGCCGAGGATTGCTAAAACAACTGACCGATGACGAAATTGCTACGCTGATTGGCTACGAAATGTCCCATGTCATGAGCCGCACGTTGCCGTTTATGTCACTGGTGGCCGTGCTTTTGCAGCTATGCCATCAGGGCTACTGGCAAGTGGCACAATGGGCCAATCAACAAAAAAATCGCTTTTTGCGAATTGCTGCCGCCACGATCACCGCAATTTGCTACGGACTGTATTGGCTGTTTCGCAAGGTGAATGTGTTGGCGGCGCGATCGCGGGTGATGTTAAGCGATCGCCAAACCGTCGTGTGGACGGGCAACCCCAATGCGCTCATGCGAGCACTGGTCAAGCTCGACGTGGGCATTGCCGCCGCCATTGTGCAAACCGGCTACACCCCACCGCTGGTAGAAAGCACCGATTTGCTCACGCCTGTGGGATATGAGGCCGCAATCGGCCTGGGTAGCTTGTTTCCGGATGCCAGTTTTTTGAACGCGATCGCCTGGGAAATTCACAACCCCTATCGACAGTGGCTCTCGATCAATAGCAGTCACCCAGGGCTGGGGGCTCGGCTTCGACGATTGACTAGCTATGCCCAACGCTGGCAACTGCAACCCGCCTTACCTCTACCCACATTAGATCCCAACCAAAAATCTCCAAGTTCCCGTTCGAGAACTCAATGGGGCGCTTTTCTCACCCAAATTAGTCCCTATCTGGGGCCGATTTTGGGCCTGTCAGTCGCCATGCTGCTCTGGTTCTTAGGCGGCGTTTTTGAACCCCTGGGGCTCCGAAGAATCGGTTGGCTATACGGCGATCGCAGTGTCCTTTGGGGCATTTTGCTGCTGGGTTTGGGGATGGGCATCATGATTCGCATCAATACTTACTTTCCCGATATCACCGCAGGCAATCGCCTCACTAACCCGCCCTTGCCCAGCCTGTATGAAGATCCCTTGCAGTTGCCGACCCTCAGCCAGCCCGTGCGGATATCGGGCCAGCTTTTGGGCCGTCCCGGCATTGCCAACTGGCTCGGCCAAGACTTGATGTTGGCGACACCGACTGCCTTGCTCAAGCTGCACTTTTTCTCGCCCCTGGGTCCCCCCGGCAATTTGTTGATGCATCCTCGCCACCCCAGTGATTGGGTGGGGCAATCGCTCGAAGTTCAGGGCTGGTACCGGCGGGGGGCGATCGCCTGGATGGACGTCGACGCATTTTTTCAAACTGGCAAATTGGTGACTAAGGCCAGCCATCCTCTCTGGTCAGTGGCGCTAAGCCTTATCTGCTGTGCATTTGGGTTATTCATCCTTGTACGAGGTTAAGCCACCAATCAAACCAGCCGAAATGTTGCAGCCTCCTCAACAAAGTGTTACCTTTCTTAACAGAGTTCCAGTGCACCTAACCGTGACTGACCAATGCAAGTACAGTCGAGTCACTTTACCCACTCGGGGGCTAGGTATGGGTTCTCCTACTCTCAACACAGCAAGACATACCAGCTACTTTATTCAGGTAGCTGGTTTTTATTACTCAAATTTATGGACAAATTTGGGAGATTACTTCTGCGGCCGACTGCCGTCCATGTTAAGTTAATTGATGGCTCTCATATGTCAGACAGTTGGATGCAAAGGCTTCAGCGGTACATCCCAAATTTAGTCGCCTGTTGTAGGCTGTGTGGGGGTTGCAAGGGCAGCAAGTAGCTTTTCGGAAATTGTTGAATCCTTGATTTAACAGTTTTTGTAGCCTCCTTTATTTCATCGGAATTTTTCTGAATTCTAATTTTTTTCGAGGCTGGCCGTTTATAAAATTGTTGTTCTTTTACAAGTCAAAGATTGCCAATTAAGCATGAAATTGACTCGTTTTGGCAGTTGAAAATAGTGTGTTGAAAAAGAGGTATCCGCAATGTCTGTGAGAGTCTATGTCGGCAATTTGCCGAAAGATATTGAGCGCGAGCAGCTAGAAGCCGTATTCGCCGAACATTCAGAGGAAATCGTCTCGGTTAAATTGGTCACTGATCGCAAGACGGGCAAGTGTCGAGGTTTCGGTTTTGTGACGGTCAAAACTGACGAACAAGCCGATGCGTTGGTGAGCAAGTTCAGTGACTTCACACTTCAAGAAAACACGCTGAAAATTGAAAAGGCTCTGCCTCGTTCTAAGAAAGAGGATGGCGATGCTGATTCTGGGCGTCGCAAATCGTCTGCCAAAGGACGTAGTAAACCCGCTACCAGTTCTGCAGAAGCGGCACAGCCTGATCCTCGTTGGGCGGGTGAGTTGGAGAAGCTGAAGGAAATGTTGGCGGCTCAGACTACAGGTTCGTAAGTAGCTCAGCATTTCTGATGTTCGGATGAACGCTGAGCTACTCGTAAAACATGGCGGTTCGATAGCTGAATTCACCCAGAGGGATGAGATTAAGTTGGTTGGGATAGTCTTCTCGCCTGTCACCAGGTCAGGCAACGTGCCTGCGCCAATAGTGATTTAACCCAAGCGGGAGCCGGATTTCGAGCCTTAGCTAATGCGTCCCGAGTACGTAGCTCTACTTACTTGAAAAGGCCAGTCTCACATTTGAGGCGGGCCTTTTTGAGTTTTGGTATGGGGCTTATGGCGACGTGTTATTCAGATTATGTCGTGCTGCAGGCCGTGGCATTCAGGCTTCCACGCTTTCCGCAGTTACCCAAAAAGACCGCAGTGATTGAATCGTCTTTCACTCAACCTTCTCAACAATTAGCGACTTGAGCGCAGATCAAGACGCAGATGGCGTGCATTCTCGCGATTGGTTCACTGAATCCATGGTTGAGGGCAGGTACCAGGTCTATGAAGAGAACCGATAAGCCCAACTTGGGATGGCACCGCACCTGCCTTAGATTGGCTACATCTTTCAACAGTTTACCGATCGCTCACCATGAGAACCTGAATCATTGATTCGGCCGGATATTACCGATACGTCCTATGCTGCGGATCGTCGATCTAGCGAGGTTTTGAACGACAAACGCGACAACACACTCTCAAAATCTTGGCGTAATGGCTGTCGGTTATAGTCCGTCAGGGGGGGGATATGTACGAACAGAGCTTGCACTGCCAAATTGTTATGGCGAATGTGATCTAACAAATCGTAGTAAAGCGCATTGCAAACAAAGGTGCCAGCATCGTGGCTGATGGTGCTCCACTTAAGCCCAGCGGTTAATGACGACAAATCGAGGGCTGTCTCCAGGCGAGTCCCGGCGCGGTGGGCATACCGTTCTAAATTGAGGCGCGATCGCTGCTCAGCCATGCCACAGCAGATGACGGTCGTCGGGCGATATTGATAGATCGCCGACAACACTTGAGTGGGTGCCAATTGAAAATGCACGGGCAAGTTGCGCACTAATCGAGTGCCTCGGGGCAGGCGATCGCGAACGAGCATAATCAGGTCATCAGAAGAATTGGTGGTTTGATGTGCCTTCCAAGGGGCAAAAGTTGTAATAAGCAACGTCATGAAATTTACTGTATGCCAATTAGTTAAAACCCAAGCCGCACAAAGTAGTGACCGATTCCTGATTCCCAGCCGGCAGATTGCTGATAGCGGCTAGTCTTATCTCCACACATACAAGCCCATGTGTGTCAGTTCAGGCATAAAATTGGGCACAAGAGTTGGGGAACATTGACAAATCCTCAAGCCGAGCGTGACGACCCTGTGTAGGATGAGGGTGGACTGCCGTAGTTTAGGAGGCTAACCATGACTCGTATCGCTGTAATTGACTATGACATGGGCAACCTTCACTCCGCCTGCAAGGGGTTAGAAAAAGCTGGGGCCACAACGGTGGTCAGCGACAACGTCGCCGACTGGCAAAGTGCCGATGGCATTGTTTTGCCAGGGGTCGGAGCCTTTGACCCCGCCATGCAGCACCTTAAAGATCGTGACCTGATTGGCCCCATCCACGATATTGTCGCCACTGGCAAACCCTTTTTAGGCATTTGCGTTGGGTTGCAGGTGTTGTTTGACGGCAGCGAAGAAGGCCAAGAGCCCGGATTAGGCATCATTCCCGGCATGATTCGGCGCTTTCAGCGCGAGCCCGGCATCACCATTCCCCACATGGGCTGGAATCAACTCACCCTCACCCAACCGGAACACCCTCTTTGGCAGCACGTTAACACTGATGACTGGGTGTATTTCGTCCATTCGTTTTATCCCGAACCAGCGGATACGACGATGACGGCCGCTACAGTGACCCACGGCAGCCAGACGGTGACAGCAGCGGTAGCCAAAGATAACGTGATGGCGGTGCAGTTTCACCCGGAAAAGTCGTCTACAGTCGGACTGCAAATTTTGTCGAATTTTGTGGCGGTGATTCAACAACAGACCCCGGCTTTGAGTCGCTAATGCCTCTGCGAATTTATGGCAATCGTCAGCTCAAGACTGTGCCCGGTCTGGCGACTCGACCGACGACCGGGCGCGTTCGTGAGGCGTTGTTCAATATTTGGCAAGGGTCTATCCGCCACTGCCGCTGGCTAGATGTGTGTGCGGGGAATGGGAGTATGGGGGCCGAGGCTCTATGCCGAGGGGCCACCACCGTCGTCGGCATCGAAAAGGCTGGCATCGCCTGCCGCACGATTCAACACAATTGGCAGCAAGTGGCTCGCCCCGACCAACAGTTCACCCTCATGCGGGGCGATGTCTTGACCCAATTACCCAAGCTTGCCGGGCAGACGTTTGATCACATCTACTTTGATCCCCCTTATGATGCGGGTTTGTATGATGCGGTGTTGATGGCGATCGCCCAACACCACCTGCTCGCAAGCGATGGTGAGTTAGCTGTTGAGCATGATGACCAGTGGACGGCGATCGCACTGCCTACGCTCACTCTCCGCACCCAAAAGCGCTATGGCCGCACCTGTTTATCCTTTTACACCGTCCCTGGTGAACCGCCCCTCGACACATCAACTCAGGAGGTTACATGACTGCATCCAGTCTGTCCTTGCCAACGCCTTTGGTGGATATTCAGTGGCTAGCAGACCATCTGAACGACCCGAACCTTGTCGTGGTGGACTGTCGCTTTGCGCTGGGTGATCCCCAACAGGGCCGGGTCGAATATTTGGCAGGGCATATTCCCGGAGCGGCTTATCTGGATCTCAACCAAGATCTTTCCAGTCCAGTCGAGCCACATGGCGGTCGCCACCCGCTACCTGACATCGACGAATTCGTTGCCAAGCTCGAACGTTTGGGGATCGCTTCTCAGCCCGCTACCTCTGTGATTGCTTACGATGCGACGAAGGGCGCGTTTGCCGCTCGTTTGTGGTGGCTGCTGCGTTATCTCGGCCATGATGCTGTGGCGGTCTTAGACGGTGGCTTGCCCGCTTGGCAGGCAGCGCAGTTGCCCCTGACGACAGAGGTTCCTGAGCGATCGCCGGGCAAATTTGCGCCGACTTTACAAACTGATTGGGTCGTTGATCGCAGCAAAGTGATTGCGGCACAAACGGAGAGACAAACAGCGCTAATCGACGCGCGATCGCCAGACCGCTATCAGGGTTTACACGAACCGATTGATCCCGTTGCGGGGGCGGTTCCTCAGGCTTTGAATTTCTTTTGGCAAACCAACTTGAATGAGCAGGGCTACTTTAAATCTGCGGCAGAACTCACTCAACTCTGGCAACCGCTGCCAGCCGCCGAACAGTCAATTTACTACT
Above is a genomic segment from Leptolyngbya iicbica LK containing:
- a CDS encoding M48 family metalloprotease; translation: MLDVPYSANQLPSMPGDSPDHILKTGLTALKAADYSVAIEQFAQLSRDRTVPAAIRLKAHIGWIKALKADGQAAAAIPLCQKLINHPQPKIQQWASATLASLTPATDEGTRTDAPPATDLSGFRPLDKDGPPTPEYPSPAPLPTPRPEITDPSGFRPLDPEAESTAALPRSAMDAPGLIDPQAERSSPPGSEAEAFVPSTPVADSSPPKAAKSETDTPAAAAPPPSLFHYAELNQTAPPEASRPVSEPTPEMGKPLPPTEPAAVLAFQSTDRLDRPRNLPTPPAWLWQAWISQAVGAIALFWLCRALMQITLAVLATFLTPFSRVLNFSLQWRFYDCTGITLAILIALFFASPWVLDWLLRTTTGLKPLSIQKLQKTHPEGCKLLRRISQKQGWLMPLLQELPTSVPLIFSYGWLPRHTRIVISRGLLKQLTDDEIATLIGYEMSHVMSRTLPFMSLVAVLLQLCHQGYWQVAQWANQQKNRFLRIAAATITAICYGLYWLFRKVNVLAARSRVMLSDRQTVVWTGNPNALMRALVKLDVGIAAAIVQTGYTPPLVESTDLLTPVGYEAAIGLGSLFPDASFLNAIAWEIHNPYRQWLSINSSHPGLGARLRRLTSYAQRWQLQPALPLPTLDPNQKSPSSRSRTQWGAFLTQISPYLGPILGLSVAMLLWFLGGVFEPLGLRRIGWLYGDRSVLWGILLLGLGMGIMIRINTYFPDITAGNRLTNPPLPSLYEDPLQLPTLSQPVRISGQLLGRPGIANWLGQDLMLATPTALLKLHFFSPLGPPGNLLMHPRHPSDWVGQSLEVQGWYRRGAIAWMDVDAFFQTGKLVTKASHPLWSVALSLICCAFGLFILVRG
- a CDS encoding RNA recognition motif domain-containing protein codes for the protein MSVRVYVGNLPKDIEREQLEAVFAEHSEEIVSVKLVTDRKTGKCRGFGFVTVKTDEQADALVSKFSDFTLQENTLKIEKALPRSKKEDGDADSGRRKSSAKGRSKPATSSAEAAQPDPRWAGELEKLKEMLAAQTTGS
- the hisH gene encoding imidazole glycerol phosphate synthase subunit HisH yields the protein MTRIAVIDYDMGNLHSACKGLEKAGATTVVSDNVADWQSADGIVLPGVGAFDPAMQHLKDRDLIGPIHDIVATGKPFLGICVGLQVLFDGSEEGQEPGLGIIPGMIRRFQREPGITIPHMGWNQLTLTQPEHPLWQHVNTDDWVYFVHSFYPEPADTTMTAATVTHGSQTVTAAVAKDNVMAVQFHPEKSSTVGLQILSNFVAVIQQQTPALSR
- the rsmD gene encoding 16S rRNA (guanine(966)-N(2))-methyltransferase RsmD encodes the protein MPLRIYGNRQLKTVPGLATRPTTGRVREALFNIWQGSIRHCRWLDVCAGNGSMGAEALCRGATTVVGIEKAGIACRTIQHNWQQVARPDQQFTLMRGDVLTQLPKLAGQTFDHIYFDPPYDAGLYDAVLMAIAQHHLLASDGELAVEHDDQWTAIALPTLTLRTQKRYGRTCLSFYTVPGEPPLDTSTQEVT
- a CDS encoding sulfurtransferase; translated protein: MTASSLSLPTPLVDIQWLADHLNDPNLVVVDCRFALGDPQQGRVEYLAGHIPGAAYLDLNQDLSSPVEPHGGRHPLPDIDEFVAKLERLGIASQPATSVIAYDATKGAFAARLWWLLRYLGHDAVAVLDGGLPAWQAAQLPLTTEVPERSPGKFAPTLQTDWVVDRSKVIAAQTERQTALIDARSPDRYQGLHEPIDPVAGAVPQALNFFWQTNLNEQGYFKSAAELTQLWQPLPAAEQSIYYCGSGVTACVNLLAQAVMGQAMPRLYVGGWSDWCSYE